In a genomic window of Streptomyces pristinaespiralis:
- a CDS encoding response regulator transcription factor — MIRVTVVYEAGLLRAALEELLRCGGDFDVSSASHWPQRPIPGASVPDVYVVDAECLEPARAADRTATGRGALVALVPAQRPGVLRRAHQAGALGFVDKDGSKSRLLTAVRRAAKGDRFVDEALAAGFLAAAEMPLTQRELSVLALAAKGEPIADVAASLHLSEGTVRNYMASVIRKVGARNRVDAIRIAQGAGWT; from the coding sequence ATGATACGGGTGACCGTGGTGTACGAGGCCGGGCTGCTGCGGGCGGCGCTCGAGGAACTGCTGCGCTGCGGTGGTGATTTCGATGTCTCCTCCGCCTCGCACTGGCCGCAGAGACCGATCCCCGGCGCTTCGGTGCCGGACGTGTACGTCGTCGACGCCGAGTGCCTGGAGCCGGCCCGGGCGGCCGACAGGACGGCGACCGGAAGGGGCGCGCTCGTGGCGCTCGTCCCGGCGCAGCGACCAGGGGTGCTGCGAAGGGCCCATCAGGCCGGTGCCCTCGGGTTCGTCGACAAGGACGGCTCCAAGAGCCGATTACTCACAGCGGTGCGCCGCGCCGCGAAGGGGGACCGCTTCGTGGACGAGGCACTCGCGGCCGGATTCCTGGCGGCGGCGGAGATGCCCCTGACGCAGAGAGAGTTGAGCGTTCTGGCGCTGGCCGCCAAGGGAGAGCCGATCGCGGACGTCGCGGCGTCGTTGCACCTGTCGGAGGGGACGGTCCGCAACTACATGGCGAGCGTCATCCGCAAGGTGGGGGCCCGCAACCGGGTGGACGCGATCCGCATCGCACAGGGAGCCGGCTGGACCTGA
- a CDS encoding ATP-binding protein, which yields MAGLEGVGQPRQRVGATAARWVPAADDEQALKAVELYGNPTDAEVRLPSRPESAATARRLTQCVVLRQWALPAQTGEYAVLLVSELVGNAVRHTGARVFGLRMLRRRGWIRIEVRDPSRGLPCLMPVGEMDTSGRGLFLVDKLADRWGVDLLPRGKTTWFEMRVVDR from the coding sequence ATGGCGGGCCTCGAGGGTGTGGGACAACCGCGGCAGCGCGTCGGCGCGACCGCCGCACGGTGGGTACCGGCCGCCGACGACGAACAGGCCCTCAAGGCCGTCGAGTTGTACGGCAATCCCACCGACGCGGAGGTGCGTCTCCCCTCCCGGCCCGAGTCCGCCGCGACCGCCCGCCGCCTCACCCAGTGCGTGGTGCTGCGTCAGTGGGCGCTGCCGGCGCAGACCGGTGAGTACGCGGTCCTGCTCGTCTCCGAGCTGGTCGGCAACGCGGTACGCCACACCGGAGCACGGGTGTTCGGCTTACGGATGCTGCGCCGCCGCGGCTGGATCCGCATCGAGGTGCGCGATCCGTCCCGGGGGCTGCCCTGTCTGATGCCCGTCGGTGAGATGGACACCAGCGGCCGGGGGCTGTTCCTCGTCGACAAGCTCGCCGACCGCTGGGGCGTGGATCTGCTGCCGCGCGGCAAGACCACCTGGTTCGAGATGCGGGTCGTCGACCGCTGA
- a CDS encoding ATP-binding cassette domain-containing protein: MSRPADRPAHGPALTDRAAARRLAAPARRFLLGRKRTLFGLVALSAAESVQTFLGGYGVARALDDGFLRADTVTGLLWLALAAGVIVLSTPVTRGVFALLADLTEPLRDALVRRAVTHALRKATALGGSVDGTAVSRLTSQTEIARDSFAGLVLTARSFVFVAAGAAVGLLSLAPQFLLIVLPPLLLGVTLFMASLLPMARAQHRYLDADEAIGRHAQNVTTALRDIVACGTQDAAEAQGRLDVGEAAAAARSMARWAAVRTLAVAVAGQLPVLLLLVCTPWLLGQGVTAGALAGALTYLLQALLPALHSLMTVLGAAGARLLVVLGRLTEPYPDTAVPPPAAGSGPGPRTGGAAVELRGVRVSFGSRARPVLDGLDLTVAEGEHLAVVGPSGIGKSTLLQVVAGTLAPSEGAVRLAGRSVAPASSTDPTCLRALLPQDAYVFTGTLRDNLCYLCPQAPRAAVEEAVRALRLEPLVARVGGLDATLTPRTLSLGERQLIALGRAHLSPAPVLLLDEATSHLDPSTEAVAERALAARPGTLVVVAHRLSSALRADRVLVLDGTRASCGTHEELLVRSALYRDLVGHWHGTGG; the protein is encoded by the coding sequence ATGAGCCGGCCCGCCGACCGGCCCGCTCACGGCCCCGCCCTCACGGACCGGGCGGCCGCCCGCCGGCTGGCGGCACCGGCGCGGCGTTTCCTCCTGGGCAGGAAGCGGACCCTGTTCGGGCTCGTGGCCCTGTCCGCCGCCGAGTCCGTGCAGACGTTCCTCGGTGGTTACGGGGTCGCCAGAGCGCTCGACGACGGGTTCCTCCGGGCGGACACCGTGACGGGTCTGCTCTGGCTGGCGCTGGCGGCCGGGGTGATTGTGCTGAGTACCCCCGTCACCCGCGGTGTCTTCGCCCTGCTCGCCGACCTGACGGAGCCGCTGCGCGACGCCCTGGTCCGCCGAGCGGTGACGCACGCGCTGCGCAAGGCCACCGCCCTCGGCGGCTCGGTCGACGGCACGGCCGTCTCCCGGCTGACCAGCCAGACGGAGATCGCCCGCGACAGCTTCGCGGGACTGGTGCTCACCGCGCGCTCCTTCGTCTTCGTCGCCGCCGGGGCCGCGGTCGGTCTGCTGTCGCTGGCACCGCAGTTCCTGCTGATCGTCCTGCCGCCGCTGCTGCTGGGGGTCACGCTCTTCATGGCGTCGCTGCTGCCGATGGCCCGCGCCCAGCACCGTTACCTCGACGCGGACGAGGCGATCGGCAGGCACGCGCAGAACGTCACGACGGCCCTGCGCGACATCGTCGCCTGCGGCACGCAGGACGCGGCGGAGGCACAGGGGCGGCTCGATGTCGGCGAGGCCGCCGCCGCGGCCCGGTCGATGGCCCGCTGGGCGGCCGTGCGCACGCTCGCCGTGGCCGTGGCCGGCCAGCTGCCGGTCCTCCTCCTCCTGGTCTGTACGCCGTGGCTGCTGGGACAGGGGGTCACGGCGGGAGCGCTGGCGGGTGCCCTGACCTATCTGCTCCAGGCCCTGCTTCCCGCCCTGCATTCGCTGATGACGGTGCTGGGCGCCGCGGGCGCCCGGCTGCTCGTGGTCCTGGGCCGGCTCACCGAGCCGTACCCGGACACGGCCGTCCCCCCTCCCGCCGCAGGCTCCGGGCCCGGCCCCAGGACCGGTGGGGCGGCGGTGGAACTGCGGGGCGTCCGGGTCTCCTTCGGGTCGCGTGCCCGTCCCGTCCTGGACGGGCTGGACCTGACCGTCGCCGAGGGGGAGCACCTCGCGGTGGTCGGGCCGAGCGGCATCGGCAAGTCGACACTTCTCCAGGTGGTGGCCGGCACGCTGGCGCCGTCCGAGGGGGCGGTGCGGCTGGCCGGCCGTTCAGTGGCGCCGGCGTCGTCCACGGATCCGACGTGCCTGCGCGCCCTTCTCCCGCAGGACGCGTACGTGTTCACCGGCACGCTCCGGGACAACTTGTGCTACCTGTGCCCGCAGGCTCCGCGAGCCGCCGTGGAGGAGGCCGTGCGGGCGCTGCGGCTGGAGCCGCTCGTGGCCAGGGTCGGCGGTCTGGACGCGACACTGACGCCGCGGACGCTCTCCCTGGGCGAGCGGCAGCTGATCGCCCTGGGCCGTGCCCACCTGTCCCCGGCGCCCGTGCTGCTGCTCGACGAGGCGACGTCCCACCTCGATCCCTCGACGGAGGCGGTGGCGGAGCGTGCTCTCGCCGCCCGGCCCGGGACCCTGGTGGTGGTGGCCCACCGGCTGTCGTCGGCGCTCCGGGCGGACCGCGTCCTCGTCCTCGACGGCACGCGCGCCTCGTGCGGAACGCACGAGGAACTGCTCGTGCGTTCCGCGCTGTACCGGGACCTGGTCGGGCACTGGCACGGCACCGGCGGCTGA